Within the Acinetobacter radioresistens DSM 6976 = NBRC 102413 = CIP 103788 genome, the region AAATATATTTTTTCCAGTCCGCAATACAGCTTTGAATCAGTTCACAGGTTTCATCAAATACCTGCTGATCATGCTGATAAGGATCTGGTACATTTTTATTCTGCCAGTGACCCAGCCGAAAGGTTTTTCCTTTAGCAAAAGGCCAACTCTGTTCAATATGTTTTTGCTGATTCTGACTCATGACCAGTACAAGATCAGCTTTTTTAATTAACTCGGCATTTAATTTTTTGGCAATATGCGATTGCATATCCATACCTAAGCGCTGCATACAAAGCTGAGCTTTCTCATCTGCTGTATGACCTGTTAAACCAGAAATTCCAGCTGATTCAATATGAAGCTCTGGAAATTCTTGCTTTAAAAAATACTCCGCCATTGGACTACGGCAGATATTTCCGATACACACAACCAGAATATTCTTAATGGCCATTATTAGTTACCTAAACGATCAAAACTATAAATAGCATTAGAGAATGGAACAATCTGTCCAATGACACGTTGCCAACGAGTTAAGCCAGTCGAGTCAATATAGACGACATCGTTATTACGCATTTTAAACTGATTGGCTAGTCCGAAATCACCTATATTACTTAAATCAAGATGATAAAGCTCTGTACTTCGATCATTAAGATTCGTACGTAAAACATAAATACGTCCTGCACTTGCTGAAAGTGGATTAATGCCCTGACTTTCACCTAGCACATCACCTAAGCTCATACCCTGGTCACGTATAGATAATGCCTGATTTTTACTGGCTTCTCCCATCACATATATTTTTTGATTTTCTCGAGTACTGACGTAGATGGTATCATTAGGTTGCAGAATTAAATTATGTAGTGACATTCCTGCACGTTCTAACTCAATAATATTTAAGTCATATGTCATACTATTACGAATAAGCTGCACGTAGGTATTACTGGTGTTTTCTGCGGCCCCACCTGACATACTTAAGGCATTATACAGCGTCATGGGTTGATCATTTAAGTTGATTTGTCCAGACTTTTCAACATTCCCAAAAATTGAAATATGTTTTCCTTGGTAAGATATTACACGTGCAATGACATCAGGATTTTTTAAGTAACGAGAAAGCTGAGAACGAAGTTCTTGGTTAACTTTGACTAAACTTTTACCTGCGGCTTTATAGCGTCCAATCATGGGAAAATGTATATATCCACTTTGATCAATCTGATAACCATTTGCGGGATCGGTACTGTTCCCGCTAATTTCTGGATAAGCCCACAGTTGTATGGAAAGAACATCTCCTGGACTTAATAAATAGGTATGTGGACTATTTTGAAACAAGTGAGCATAGTCACGCTGAAAATTGACCGTAGCTGGTTGAATGGCAGATAAATTATCTTGTGTAATTTTTACAATATTTAATGGTGTACCAAGCTCAGTCTGATACACCCCTTCTTCTGGCAAATTATAAGTTTGAAAACCTGAAGTAATCGCACATCCTGTAGAACCGAGGCCGAAACCCAATAAAAAAAGAGCTTGGTAAAATTTCACGCTTGACCCTTATATATTTATCTCTAATTTGTTTAATTCAATGAACAATATAAAATTGATACTCAATGCGCAGAAATCTTAACTGAAAAAAACATGGAATACACTAGAAGAATTTCTTGGTTTGTATAGTTTGTATAAATTTGTGTACTTGTCAGAATAATGTAATTTAAAAATTTTATATATAAATATATTTATTTTTAAATTTTTTATATAAAACAAAAGATAACAGAAATAAACAAAATGACTTTTAATGAAGAAATTCTATTGAAATTTTTCTGTTATATTACTGTCCCTTAATGACTTGCTAAGTTTTTCTATTACAGAAATTGTTGATTTTAACATATAAGGATAAAGGCTGTTCTATGTTGCAACTCCCTGAATTAAAAATAGCAATTATAGGCCTAGGCTACGTGGGTTTACCTCTGGCGGTAGAGTTTGGTAAAAAAGTACCTGTTATCGGTTTTGATATCTACCAAAAACGAATTGATGAACTTAGAAGTGGTCAAGATCATACCCTAGAAGTTTCCCCAGAAGAACTCAAACAGGCAAATCAGCTCAGTTATTCAGCAAATTTAGAAGATTTAAAAAGCTGTAACTTTTTTATTGTGACTGTGCCTACCCCTATTGATGAATTTAAACAGCCAGACTTAACCCCGCTTGTTAAGGCTTCGACCAGTATTGGTCAAGTGCTTAAAAAAGGTGATGTGGTGGTCTATGAGTCCACAGTATATCCGGGAGCCACTGAAGAGACCTGTATTCCGGTTCTGGAACAGGTATCAGACCTGAAGTTCAATCAGGATTTCTTTGCCGGTTATAGTCCGGAACGAATTAACCCAGGTGATAAACTGCACCGAGTGACCAATATTCTGAAAATTACCTCAGGCTCTACCCCTGAAGTCGCTGAATTTATTGATCAGGTATATAACTTGGTAATTGAGGCAGGTACGCATAAAGCGACCAGCATTAAAGTAGCTGAAGCGGCCAAAGTTATTGAAAATACCCAGCGTGATGTCAATATTGCTTTGATCAATGAACTGGCAGTGATCTTTAATAAAATGGGCATTGATACTGAAGCGGTTTTGCAGGCTGCCGGTACCAAATGGAATTTCTTGCCATTCCGTCCAGGTCTGGTCGGAGGGCACTGTATTGGTGTCGATCCGTACTATTTAACTCATAAAGCACAGTCTATCGGTTATCACCCTGAAATTATTTTGGCAGGTCGCCGTTTAAATGATGGCATGGGGGCTTATGTGGTGACCCAATTGGTCAAAGCCATGATCAAGAAAAAAATTCAGGTCGAAGGTGCCAAGGTTCTGGTTTTAGGCTTAAGTTTTAAAGAAAACTGCCCGGATATTCGTAACACCAAAACTATTGATATTGTTAATGAACTGACAGAATACAATATTGCTGCCGATGTGTATGACCCATGGGTAGATGCAAGCGAAGCTCAACATGAATACGGGATTACTCCAGTCGCAAACCTGGAGCAGGATCAGTATGATGCAGTGATTCTGGCCGTTGCCCATGATCAGTTTAAAGCTATGGGTGCTGAAGCATTACGTGCCTTGGGCAAGTCCGCGCATATTTTATATGATCTAAAATATGTACTGGATCAATCTGAATCTGACCTTCGTCTGTAATTTATAGGGACCATAAAAATGAGCCAATATCAAACTGTATGCGAGCAATTACAACAAGCACCAAAAACCTGGTTAATTACCGGTGTGGCAGGCTTTATTGGCTCAAATTTACTGGAAACCCTGTTAAAGCTGAACCAAAATGTGGTGGGTCTGGACAATTTTGCCACAGGTCATCAGCATAATCTGGATGAAGTGCAAAGTCTGGTCAAACCTGAACAATGGGCAAACTTCAAGTTTTATGAAGGTGATATCCGTAATTTTGCAGACTGCCAGACAGCATGTGCAGGAGTGGACTATGTCTTGCACCAAGCCGCTTTAGGTTCTGTACCCCGTTCGATTGCTGACCCGATTACTACCAATGCAGCCAATATTACTGGCTTTTTAAATATGCTGACCGCTGCACGCGATGCAGAAGTAAAAAGTTTTACCTATGCCGCCAGCAGTTCAACTTATGGTGATCATCCGGCGCTACCTAAAGTCGAAGAAAATATCGGCAAGCCACTTTCACCATACGCAGTCACCAAATATGTAAATGAGCTGTATGCTGAAGTTTTTGCTCGAACTTATGGTTTTAAAACCATAGGGTTGCGTTACTTCAATGTCTTCGGTAAGCGCCAAGACCCGAATGGTGCTTATGCTGCAGTCATTCCAAGATGGACTGCAGCCATGATTGCCGGTGATGATGTGTTCATTAATGGTGATGGTGAAACCAGTCGTGATTTCTGTTTTATTGAAAACACGGTTCAAGCCAATATTCTGGCAGCAACTGCAAATGAAGAGGCTAAAAATCAGGTTTATAATGTAGCAGTAGGTGACCGTACCACGCTGAATGATTTGTTTAAGGCCATTAAAGCTGCGTTAAATGAAAATGGTGTGACTTATACGAAAGAGCCTTTATATCGTGATTTCCGTGCTGGAGATGTAAGACATTCTAAAGCTAGTGTGGAAAAAATTGAAAAATATTTAAGCTATATAGCTAAGTATAAATTCAAAAATGGAATTAAAAAAACAATACAGTATTATCTTAGTAAGTGATGTTTAAAAAATTCTTAAAACTAGCTTCAGGAACAGCAGCAGCGCAAGCTATTACATTCTTGTGCTTACCAATTATAACTAGATT harbors:
- a CDS encoding low molecular weight protein-tyrosine-phosphatase → MAIKNILVVCIGNICRSPMAEYFLKQEFPELHIESAGISGLTGHTADEKAQLCMQRLGMDMQSHIAKKLNAELIKKADLVLVMSQNQQKHIEQSWPFAKGKTFRLGHWQNKNVPDPYQHDQQVFDETCELIQSCIADWKKYI
- a CDS encoding polysaccharide biosynthesis/export family protein, which gives rise to MKFYQALFLLGFGLGSTGCAITSGFQTYNLPEEGVYQTELGTPLNIVKITQDNLSAIQPATVNFQRDYAHLFQNSPHTYLLSPGDVLSIQLWAYPEISGNSTDPANGYQIDQSGYIHFPMIGRYKAAGKSLVKVNQELRSQLSRYLKNPDVIARVISYQGKHISIFGNVEKSGQINLNDQPMTLYNALSMSGGAAENTSNTYVQLIRNSMTYDLNIIELERAGMSLHNLILQPNDTIYVSTRENQKIYVMGEASKNQALSIRDQGMSLGDVLGESQGINPLSASAGRIYVLRTNLNDRSTELYHLDLSNIGDFGLANQFKMRNNDVVYIDSTGLTRWQRVIGQIVPFSNAIYSFDRLGN
- the tviB gene encoding Vi polysaccharide biosynthesis UDP-N-acetylglucosamine C-6 dehydrogenase TviB, producing the protein MLQLPELKIAIIGLGYVGLPLAVEFGKKVPVIGFDIYQKRIDELRSGQDHTLEVSPEELKQANQLSYSANLEDLKSCNFFIVTVPTPIDEFKQPDLTPLVKASTSIGQVLKKGDVVVYESTVYPGATEETCIPVLEQVSDLKFNQDFFAGYSPERINPGDKLHRVTNILKITSGSTPEVAEFIDQVYNLVIEAGTHKATSIKVAEAAKVIENTQRDVNIALINELAVIFNKMGIDTEAVLQAAGTKWNFLPFRPGLVGGHCIGVDPYYLTHKAQSIGYHPEIILAGRRLNDGMGAYVVTQLVKAMIKKKIQVEGAKVLVLGLSFKENCPDIRNTKTIDIVNELTEYNIAADVYDPWVDASEAQHEYGITPVANLEQDQYDAVILAVAHDQFKAMGAEALRALGKSAHILYDLKYVLDQSESDLRL
- a CDS encoding NAD-dependent epimerase/dehydratase family protein, producing the protein MSQYQTVCEQLQQAPKTWLITGVAGFIGSNLLETLLKLNQNVVGLDNFATGHQHNLDEVQSLVKPEQWANFKFYEGDIRNFADCQTACAGVDYVLHQAALGSVPRSIADPITTNAANITGFLNMLTAARDAEVKSFTYAASSSTYGDHPALPKVEENIGKPLSPYAVTKYVNELYAEVFARTYGFKTIGLRYFNVFGKRQDPNGAYAAVIPRWTAAMIAGDDVFINGDGETSRDFCFIENTVQANILAATANEEAKNQVYNVAVGDRTTLNDLFKAIKAALNENGVTYTKEPLYRDFRAGDVRHSKASVEKIEKYLSYIAKYKFKNGIKKTIQYYLSK